TCGGTCAGGGAAGTCTTACCTGCCCCCCCATGGGCAATGATGCCGACATTTCTGATGTTTTCACTTTTGTACTCTTTCAAAATCGGTTCCCTCCTTGCAATGTGATTTTATTATGAAATGTCTCATTGGACGTATCAACCTGCTGTGAAAATTCTCTGCCAACTTGGAATATTCCTTCTTTTTAAGCCAAAAATAATAACCCCCAAACTGATATTTGGCGGTTATTATTCTTGGTTACTTTTGGTTATTCTTGTAAAACAGCCGCAATAGTTTTCGTAGCGGCAGTGGCAATGATACAATATAAAACTTCAAATTCACCGTATCCGCCCCCTTTGACCACAAAGCTATAGTAAAGTATATGAACACAGCGATCAGGGGGTGACGGTTACTTACAGCTGCCGCACCTGTTACCGGAACAAGAACTGCATCCCGAACCGCCAGCGCGACCCGTTCCGGCAAATTGGGAAATTAATTTTTGTAGGTTATTATGCCCGCATTTTGGGCAAATAACCGAATGGGGCGCATTGTTCCATTCTATCCCACATATTT
This genomic stretch from Acetonema longum DSM 6540 harbors:
- a CDS encoding FmdB family zinc ribbon protein, with the translated sequence MPLYEFKCLDCHAQFEKICGIEWNNAPHSVICPKCGHNNLQKLISQFAGTGRAGGSGCSSCSGNRCGSCK